Proteins encoded within one genomic window of Hevea brasiliensis isolate MT/VB/25A 57/8 chromosome 8, ASM3005281v1, whole genome shotgun sequence:
- the LOC110643181 gene encoding putative receptor-like protein kinase At3g47110, which translates to MRRLSVLFPFSVKCIVLLLIMRSSLEAPSIDAATTGSGNETDHLALLEFKAKIVHDPQNVMSSWNDSAHFCNWEGVTCGRKHKRVTILNLQSQGLVGSLSPYIGNLSFLREIRLRNNTLSGKIPAEFGHLFRLQVLELFFNQLEGKIPSHLSLCSKLRVLDMGFNKLENIPTELTNLSMLIELRMQSNRLTGALPPFIGNLSSLEDFSVAINFLGGSIPDALGQLNRMLAIGLGENNFSGIIPPVIYNISSIRIFSMNGNSLHGSLPSDVGILLPHLQQLQLHDNYLSGSIPVSLSNASKLQQLSLARNNFNANVLVQFGLLKQLQWLILQGNSLGGQGDHGDLNFITSMANCSSLQYMDLSFNHFTGALPTSVANLSSTLRLFAVASNRIYGNLPLGLFDLVNLPRIILQNNQITGTIPAEIGKLQKLEELFLDRNRLFGEIPSSIGNLSSLISLQLDDNKLEGNIPSSFGNCHNLLFLRLSRNTLSGSIPKQFFILSASLYCWFKKQKRKQSPGSVEMKSFRKLSYQRILKATDGFSTANFLGAGRFGSVYKGTLEEDGAIVAVKVLNLQQRGAEKSFMAECKVLQNIRHRNLVRIMTSCSSIDFQGNDFKALVYEYMPNGNLSKWLHPRSEIYAEPAEQWSLSLLQRMNIAIDVASALDYLHHGCQKPIIHCDLKPGNVLLDDDMVAHIGDFGLAKFLSQLTNPIQSSSVGVRGTVGYAAPEYGLGSEPSTSGDVYSYGILLLEMVTAKKPTDDIFVEGLSLHNFARMALPVQILEIVDPILLQEEEEEARLNSNQGPTQARNESKFECLSFMINVGVACSMDSPQERMDISNAVKELHSIRNNYMRARTGPSTHRSK; encoded by the exons ATGAGGAGGTTGAGTGTCCTCTTTCCATTTTCTGTGAAATGCATTGTCCTCTTACTCATAATGCGTTCGAGCTTGGAAGCTCCTTCCATTGATGCTGCCACAACCGGTAGTGGGAATGAGACAGATCATCTTGCTTTATTAGAATTCAAGGCAAAGATTGTTCATGACCCTCAAAATGTCATGAGCTCATGGAATGATTCTGCTCATTTCTGCAACTGGGAAGGCGTCACCTGTGGTCGCAAACATAAAAGAGTCACCATACTCAATCTTCAATCTCAAGGCTTGGTGGGTTCTTTGTCTCCTTATATTGGAAACTTGAGTTTCCTTAGGGAGATTAGATTAAGAAACAACACCCTGAGTGGTAAAATCCCTGCTGAATTTGGCCACTTGTTTAGGCTACAAGTTTTGGAGCTGTTTTTCAACCAACTTGAAGGGAAAATTCCATCACACTTGTCCCTCTGTTCAAAACTCAGGGTTCTGGACATGGGATTCAACAAGCTAGAAAACATTCCAACTGAGCTTACCAATTTGTCTATGCTTATAGAGCTTCGGATGCAATCAAATAGATTGACAGGAGCACTTCCACCTTTCATCGGGAACCTGAGCTCACTGGAAGATTTTTCTGTTGCTATCAATTTCCTTGGTGGAAGTATTCCAGATGCCCTGGGACAACTAAATCGCATGTTAGCAATCGGACTTGGTGAGAACAATTTCTCAGGTATTATCCCTCCAGTCATCTATAATATTTCTTCCATCCGTATTTTCTCTATGAATGGTAACTCGCTTCATGGAAGCCTTCCATCAGACGTGGGCATCCTCCTCCCTCATCTGCAGCAGCTCCAACTGCATGATAACTACCTCAGTGGATCAATTCCAGTGTCATTATCCAATGCCTCAAAACTTCAACAACTTTCTTTAGCAAGAAACAATTTCAACGCAAATGTGCTTGTCCAGTTTGGACTCCTCAAACAGCTTCAATGGTTAATTTTACAAGGCAATAGTCTAGGTGGTCAGGGAGATCATGGTGATTTAAACTTTATAACATCTATGGCCAACTGTAGCAGTTTGCAATATATGGATTTATCCTTTAATCATTTCACAGGAGCATTGCCCACTTCGGTGGCCAATCTCTCTTCTACTCTTCGACTGTTCGCAGTTGCGAGTAATCGAATATATGGCAATCTCCCCCTGGGCTTATTTGATCTTGTTAACTTACCAAGGATAATCTTGCAAAATAATCAAATTACAGGAACTATTCCCGCGGAAATTGGAAAGCTTCAGAAATTAGAGGAACTGTTTCTCGATAGAAATAGATTATTTGGGGAAATTCCTTCATCCATTGGAAACTTATCATCTTTGATTAGTCTTCAATTGGACGATAACAAATTAGAAGGCAACATCCCCTCCAGCTTTGGAAATTGTCATAACTTATTATTCCTAAGACTTTCTAGGAATACTCTTAGTGGATCCATACCAAAACAATTTT TTATCTTGTCTGCCTCCTTATATTGTTGGTTCAAAAAGCAGAAGAGAAAGCAATCTCCAGGTTCTGTGGAAATGAAATCTTTTCGAAAACTTTCTTATCAAAGGATTCTCAAAGCAACTGATGGGTTTTCCACTGCAAATTTTCTTGGCGCGGGGAGATTTGGATCTGTCTACAAAGGCACCCTTGAGGAGGATGGAGCAATCGTTGCAGTAAAAGTACTCAACCTTCAACAAAGAGGAGCTGAAAAAAGTTTTATGGCTGAGTGCAAAGTCTTGCAAAACATACGTCATCGAAATCTTGTGAGGATCATGACATCTTGCTCAAGTATTGATTTCCAAGGAAATGATTTCAAGGCACTTGTTTATGAGTACATGCCGAATGGAAACCTGAGCAAGTGGTTGCATCCACGTTCAGAAATATATGCTGAGCCAGCTGAACAATGGAGTCTGAGCCTTCTTCAGAGAATGAACATTGCCATAGATGTAGCAAGCGCACTAGATTATCTTCATCATGGTTGCCAAAAGCCAATCATTCATTGTGATCTAAAGCCAGGCAATGTTCTCCTGGATGATGATATGGTTGCTCACATTGGAGATTTTGGGCTAGCAAAGTTTCTCTCTCAACTCACAAATCCAATTCAAAGCAGCTCAGTCGGAGTGAGAGGCACAGTTGGCTATGCAGCACCAG AATATGGACTAGGAAGTGAGCCATCAACAAGTGGAGATGTTTATAGCTATGGGATCCTGCTACTTGAGATGGTGACAGCCAAAAAACCCACGGATGATATCTTTGTGGAAGGTCTCAGCCTTCACAATTTTGCAAGGATGGCATTGCCTGTCCAAATATTGGAGATTGTAGACCCTATTCTcttgcaagaagaagaagaagaagcgagATTAAATAGCAATCAAGGTCCAACACAAGCAAGAAATGAAAGCAAATTTGAATGCTTAAGTTTTATGATAAATGTTGGGGTAGCATGTTCCATGGATTCTCCGCAAGAAAGAATGGACATAAGTAATGCAGTCAAGGAGTTGCATTCAATCAGAAACAATTATATGCGAGCTAGAACAGGGCCATCCACACACAGAAGTAAGTAA
- the LOC110661598 gene encoding putative receptor-like protein kinase At3g47110, with the protein MRRLTVLFPFSVKCIVLLLIMRSSLEAPSIDSATTGSGNETDHLALLEFKAKIVHDPQNVMSSWNDSAHFCNWEGVTCGRKHKRVTKLNLQSQGLVGSLSPYIGNLSFLREIRLRNNTLSGKIPAEFGHLFRLQVLELFFNQLEGKIPSHLALCSKLRVLDMGFNKLENIPTELANLSMLIELRMQSNRLTGALPPFIGNLSSLEDFSVAINFLGGSIPDALGQLNRMLAIGLSENNFSGIIPPVIYNISSIRIFSMNGNSLHGSLPSDMGILLPHLQHLQLHDNYLSGSIPVSLSNASKLRQLSLARNNFNANVLVQFGLLKQLQWLILQGNSLGGQGDHGDLNFITSMANCSSLQYMDLSFNQFTGALPTTVANLSSTLRLFAVASNRIYGNLPLGLFDLVNLPRIILEKNQITGTIPAEIGRLQKLEELFLDRNRLFGEIPSSIGNLSSLISLRLDDNKLQGNIPSSFGNCHNLLFLRLSRNNLSGSIPKQFFILSASLYCWFKKQKRNQSPGSVEMKSFRKLSYQRILKATDGFSTANFLGAGRFGSVYKGTLEEDGAIVAVKVLNLQQRGAEKSFMAECKVLQNVRHRNLVRIMTSCSSIDFQGNDFKALVYEYMPNGNLSKWLHPRSEIYAEPAEQWSLSLLQRMNIAIDVASALDYLHHGCQKPIIHCDLKPGNVLLDDDMVAHIGDFGLAKFLSQLTIPIQSSSVGVRGTVGYAAPEYGLGSEPSTSGDVYSYGILLLEMVTAKKPTDDIFVEGLSLHNFARMALPVQILEIVDPILLQEEEEEARLNSNQGPTQARNESKFECLSSMINVGVACSMDSPQERMDISNAVKELHSIRNNYMRARTGPSTHRSK; encoded by the exons ATGAGGAGGTTGACTGTCCTCTTTCCATTTTCTGTGAAATGCATTGTCCTCTTACTCATAATGCGTTCGAGCTTGGAAGCTCCTTCCATTGATTCTGCCACAACCGGTAGTGGGAATGAGACGGATCATCTTGCTTTATTAGAATTCAAGGCAAAGATTGTTCATGACCCTCAAAATGTCATGAGCTCATGGAATGATTCTGCTCATTTCTGCAACTGGGAAGGCGTCACCTGTGGTCGCAAACATAAAAGAGTCACCAAGCTCAATCTTCAATCTCAAGGCTTGGTGGGTTCTTTGTCTCCTTATATTGGAAACTTGAGTTTCCTTAGGGAGATTAGATTAAGAAACAACACCCTGAGTGGTAAAATCCCTGCTGAATTTGGCCACTTGTTTAGGCTACAAGTTTTGGAGCTGTTTTTCAACCAACTTGAAGGGAAAATTCCATCACACTTGGCCCTCTGTTCAAAACTCAGGGTTCTGGACATGGGATTCAACAAGCTAGAAAACATTCCAACTGAGCTTGCCAATTTGTCTATGCTTATAGAGCTTCGGATGCAATCAAATAGATTGACAGGAGCACTTCCACCTTTCATCGGGAACCTGAGCTCACTGGAAGATTTTTCTGTCGCTATCAATTTCCTTGGTGGAAGTATTCCAGATGCCCTGGGACAACTAAATCGCATGTTAGCAATCGGACTTAGTGAGAACAATTTCTCAGGTATTATCCCTCCAGTCATCTATAATATTTCTTCCATCCGTATTTTCTCTATGAATGGTAACTCGCTTCATGGAAGCCTTCCATCAGACATGGGCATCCTCCTCCCTCATCTGCAGCATCTCCAACTGCATGATAACTACCTCAGTGGATCAATTCCAGTGTCATTATCCAATGCCTCAAAACTTCGACAACTTTCTTTAGCAAGAAACAATTTCAACGCAAATGTGCTTGTCCAGTTTGGACTCCTCAAACAGCTTCAATGGTTAATTTTACAAGGCAATAGTCTAGGTGGTCAGGGAGATCATGGTGATTTAAACTTTATAACATCTATGGCCAACTGTAGCAGTTTGCAATATATGGATTTATCCTTTAATCAGTTCACAGGAGCATTGCCCACTACGGTGGCCAATCTCTCTTCTACTCTTCGACTGTTCGCAGTTGCGAGTAATCGAATATATGGCAATCTCCCCCTGGGCTTATTTGATCTTGTTAACTTACCAAGGATAATCTTGGAAAAAAATCAAATTACAGGAACTATTCCCGCGGAAATTGGAAGGCTTCAGAAATTAGAGGAACTGTTTCTCGATAGAAATAGATTATTTGGGGAAATTCCTTCATCCATTGGAAACTTATCATCTTTGATTAGTCTTCGATTGGACGATAACAAATTACAAGGCAACATCCCCTCCAGCTTTGGAAATTGTCATAACTTATTATTCCTAAGACTTTCTAGGAATAATCTTAGTGGATCCATACCAAAACAATTTT TTATCTTGTCTGCCTCCTTATATTGTTGGTTCAAAAAGCAGAAGAGAAATCAATCTCCAGGTTCTGTGGAAATGAAATCTTTTCGAAAACTTTCTTATCAAAGGATTCTCAAAGCAACTGATGGGTTTTCCACTGCAAATTTTCTTGGCGCAGGGAGATTTGGATCTGTCTACAAAGGCACCCTTGAGGAGGATGGAGCAATCGTTGCAGTAAAAGTACTCAACCTTCAACAGAGAGGAGCTGAAAAAAGTTTTATGGCTGAGTGCAAAGTCTTGCAAAACGTACGTCATCGAAATCTTGTGAGGATCATGACATCTTGCTCAAGTATTGATTTCCAAGGAAATGATTTCAAGGCACTTGTTTATGAGTACATGCCGAATGGAAACCTGAGCAAGTGGTTGCATCCACGTTCAGAAATATATGCTGAGCCAGCTGAACAATGGAGTCTGAGCCTTCTTCAGAGAATGAACATTGCCATAGATGTAGCGAGCGCACTAGATTATCTTCATCATGGTTGCCAAAAGCCAATCATTCATTGTGATCTAAAGCCAGGCAATGTTCTCCTGGATGATGATATGGTTGCTCACATTGGAGATTTTGGGCTAGCAAAGTTTCTCTCTCAACTCACAATTCCAATTCAAAGCAGCTCAGTCGGAGTGAGAGGCACAGTTGGCTATGCAGCACCAG AATATGGACTAGGAAGTGAGCCATCAACAAGTGGAGATGTTTATAGCTATGGAATCCTGCTACTAGAGATGGTGACAGCCAAAAAACCCACGGATGATATCTTTGTGGAAGGTCTCAGCCTTCACAATTTTGCAAGGATGGCATTGCCTGTCCAAATATTGGAGATTGTAGACCCTATTCTcttgcaagaagaagaagaagaagcgagATTAAATAGCAACCAAGGTCCAACACAAGCAAGAAATGAAAGCAAATTTGAATGCTTAAGTTCTATGATTAATGTTGGGGTAGCATGTTCCATGGATTCTCCGCAAGAAAGAATGGACATAAGTAATGCAGTCAAGGAGTTGCATTCAATCAGAAACAATTATATGCGAGCTAGAACAGGGCCATCCACACACAGAAGTAAGTAA